From Streptomyces durmitorensis, a single genomic window includes:
- a CDS encoding ArsR/SmtB family transcription factor: MPIPFDVLAEPSRRKILDLLLQRPHLVGEITERLGLSQPGTSKHLRVLRDAGLVRVRQDAQRRWYELRPEPLAELDAWLAHYRHLWSDRLDALERHLDVMDGDSS, translated from the coding sequence ATGCCCATACCGTTCGACGTACTCGCCGAGCCGAGCCGACGGAAGATCCTCGATCTGCTCCTTCAGCGTCCTCATCTGGTCGGTGAGATCACCGAGCGGCTCGGTCTGAGCCAGCCCGGCACGTCCAAGCATCTGCGGGTCCTGCGCGACGCGGGGCTCGTGCGGGTGCGGCAGGACGCGCAGCGCCGGTGGTACGAGCTGCGGCCCGAGCCCCTCGCCGAGCTCGACGCGTGGCTCGCGCACTACCGGCACCTCTGGTCGGACCGGCTCGACGCCCTCGAACGGCACCTCGACGTCATGGACGGTGACTCCTCATGA
- a CDS encoding SRPBCC family protein, with amino-acid sequence MNPHSDTLTPAGDDGGRNVLRMERRLAHPPAKVWAAITRPAHLAQWFPSEVTLDLRPGGAMGFHFPGDEGPGMTGEVTDADEPRLFAFSWGDDHLRWEIAPDGPDGRGSLLTLVHTFGDRFGAPSFAAGWQLCISALGQFLDGGQAEVSRDAGELHEAYLEQFDLGHGAVTGDGIRFERQLVRSADAVWAELCSGEEPLEGDTAPDGFLADGVSAGPVTALRAPVSLTYAVHPKGEVRWELGEGTGYGTRLVLTQTGPFGSAAATDEALAAWHARIERLAGRLLEG; translated from the coding sequence ATGAACCCGCACTCCGACACCCTCACCCCCGCCGGCGACGACGGCGGCCGGAACGTCCTGCGGATGGAGCGCCGCCTCGCGCACCCGCCCGCCAAGGTCTGGGCCGCGATCACGCGGCCCGCGCACCTCGCCCAGTGGTTCCCCTCCGAGGTGACCCTCGATCTGCGGCCCGGCGGTGCCATGGGCTTCCACTTCCCCGGCGACGAGGGCCCCGGAATGACCGGCGAGGTCACCGACGCCGACGAGCCCCGCCTCTTCGCCTTCAGCTGGGGCGACGACCACCTGCGCTGGGAGATCGCCCCGGACGGCCCCGACGGCCGGGGCTCGCTCCTGACCCTCGTCCACACCTTCGGCGACCGCTTCGGGGCCCCGAGCTTCGCCGCGGGCTGGCAGCTGTGCATCTCGGCGCTCGGCCAGTTCCTGGACGGCGGGCAGGCCGAGGTGAGCCGGGACGCGGGCGAGCTGCACGAGGCGTATCTGGAGCAGTTCGACCTGGGGCACGGGGCGGTGACCGGCGACGGCATCCGCTTCGAGCGTCAGCTGGTGCGGTCGGCGGACGCGGTGTGGGCCGAACTCTGCTCGGGCGAGGAGCCGTTGGAGGGCGACACGGCACCCGACGGGTTCCTTGCGGACGGCGTGTCCGCGGGTCCGGTCACCGCGCTGCGGGCTCCGGTGTCGCTCACGTACGCCGTGCATCCCAAGGGCGAGGTGCGCTGGGAGCTCGGCGAGGGCACGGGCTACGGCACCCGGCTCGTTCTGACGCAGACCGGGCCCTTCGGGAGCGCGGCGGCCACGGACGAGGCGCTCGCCGCCTGGCACGCCCGCATCGAGCGGCTCGCGGGACGGCTCCTGGAGGGCTGA